The DNA window TGGCGCAGTGGGTGCGCCCGCCGTCGGTGCCGCCGGGTCAGAAGTGCACCATCAACATTCGCCAGTTGCCGGGCGGGCAGGTGATGGAGGCCAAGGTTGCGCCGGGCTGCCCGTATGACGAGGCCGGCCAGCGTTCGATTGAGGCCGCCGTGCTGAGCGCCCAGCCACTGCCGTATCGTGGTTTCGAATCGGTATTTCAGCGCGATCTGACTTTCGTGTTCACCGCGCTGGATCAGTAATCGCTGGCCATGCTGACTGGGTGCGGCTGTCGCGAGGCTCCGCACTCTGACAGCACATAAGACCTTGTTATTGGCGCACAGTGCGCGCTGCACTGCTGCTGGCCACATGACCGCCGCGTCGAGCATGGGGCTGCGGCTATTGGATGACGGAGATGTCTTGCTACACCACCACTCGCTTCATTTTCACGTTGCCTCATTCACGATTGCGCGTATGTTCACTCGTTGATTGGTATCCCTTGCACACTTTTCCTGCCCGATCCGAGCCGTCCATGAAAAAATCGCTGCGTTGGTTAGCTGCCTTGACCGCCCTGTTACTGCCGCTGAGTGCGTTCGCGCAACAGCAGGGACTCACCATCGATATCGTGGGTGGTAGCGCCTCGGCCACGCCGATCGCTGTCATTCCGATGCCCTATCAGGGCTCGGGCACCGCGCCGCAGACCGACGTGTCCGCTGTCGTTGGTGCCGACCTGGATCGCTCAGGCCAGTTCCGCACCTTGCCGGCCGCGCAGATCGTCGAGAAGCCGACCCGCGGCGCCGAGGTGCAGTTTCAGACCTGGCGCACCCTCAAGCAGAACTACATCGTCGTCGGCCGCGTCATTGACGCCGGCGAAGGTGCTTACCGCGTCGAATACGAGTTGTTCGACGTTGCCAAAGGCGAGCGTTTGCTGGGCTTGGCGATGACTGCGCGCGCCAACGCGATGCGCGATGTCTCGCATCAGATGGCCGACGCGATCTACGAAAAGATCACCGGTGTGCGTGGCGCGTTCTGGACCCGCATTGCCTACGTGACTGCCAGCGGCAAGGGCGGCGCTATGCGTTACGCGCTGATGGTGGCTGATTCGGATGGTTACAACCCGCAGACCATCGTGCGTTCGGCCGAGCCGCTGCTGTCGCCGAACTGGAGCCCGGACGGCAAAAAGCTGGCCTATGTGAGCTTCGAACGCGGCAATTCCTCGATCTACCTGCAGGACATCGCAACCGGTGCACGTGAGCTGGTGTCCAGCTTCCGCGGAATCAATGGTGCGCCGTCGTTCTCGCCGGATGGCCGTCGTCTGGCGCTGGCGCTGTCGCGTAGCGGCAATCCGGAAATCTACGTCATGGATCTGGGCAGCAAGCAGCTGACCCAGCTGACCAACCACTTCGGCATCGACACCGAGCCGACCTGGGCGCCGGACGGCAGCAGCATCTACTTCACCTCCGATCGCGGCGGTCGCCCACAGATCTATCAGGTCTCCGCCAGCGGCGGCAGCGCCAACCGGGTGACGTTCCAGGGTAATTACAACGCCACCGCCAGCGTTTCTTTCGACGGCAAGAAGATCGCCGTGGCGCAGGGCAGCGGCAATAGTTATCGCATCACCATGATGGATCGCAGCCTGGGTTCGCCCAGCTGGAGCACGCTGTCGCCGGGTTCGCTGGACGAATCGCCGAGCTTCGCGCCCAACGCCAGCATGGTGCTGTACGCCGCTCGTGAAGGTGGCCGAGGCGTGCTGTATGCCGTCTCTTCCGACGCTCGGGTTCGCCAGCGTCTGGTCCTGGCCGATGGGGATGTAAGAGAACCCGCTTGGGGGCCTTACCGAACCGCGCATTAATGTTAATATTTCGCTGCGTTAAACCCCATTGGCCCAGGAGCCACCAAAGGTATCCCATGAACAAGTCCACCCGCGTCTTGCTTGTCTCCCTGCTGTCCGTTGCCGTGCTGGCCGGTTGTTCGAAGAAGGTGAAGGAAACTCCGCCTGCCCCGACTGAAACCACCGCTGGTTCATCCGTTCCCACCGGCCCGGCTACCGCTGGCCTGTACGGCCCGGGCGACCTGAATACCGATGCCTGCCTGCGTCAGCGCGTTGTCTACTTCGATCTGGATCAGGACTCCCTGAAACCGGAATTCCAGGCCATCATGGCTTGCCACGCCAAGTACCTTCGTGACCGTCCTTCTTCGCGCATCACCCTGCAGGGTAATGCCGACGAGCGCGGTTCGCGTGAGTACAACATGGGTCTGGGCGAGCGCCGCGGTAATGCCGTGTCGTCCTCGCTGCAGGCTGCCGGTGGTTCGGCCAGCCAGCTGACCGTCGTCAGCTACGGTGAAGAGCGTCCGGTCTGCACCGAAACCAGCGAAAGCTGCTGGTCGCAGAACCGTCGCGTCGAAATCGTGTACACGGCTCAGTAAAAAGCGATGCGCTTTCGAGTGACATCTCTGTTCGTCGCGGTGGCCCTTGTGGTCGCCGCGCCGGCTTACGCGCAGCGGCAGAGTCTTGCCGATCGTGTCGCTGTGCTCGAGCAGCAGCAGGCCAACAGTCAGGCCAACAATGATCTCCTCAATCAGCTGCAGCAGGCGCGTTCGGACCTGCAGGCGTTGCGAGCGACGGTAGAACAGCTGCAGCACGACAATGAGCAACTCAAGCAGCAGTCCAAGGACCAGTATCTGGACCTGGACGGACGCCTAAATCGGTTGGAAGGTGCAGGTGGCGCAACACCGCCATTGCCATCGGCTACCGGCAGCGTCAGCCCGGCTCCGGCCGCGCGGCCTGCAGCGGCGGCGGCAACTTCCGAGAAGCCGCCGAGCATACATGGCGACCCAGGTACCCTGGCCGTCAGCAATGAAGAACGCACGGCTTATAACGTGGCGTTCGATGCGTTGAAGAACGGCAAGTACGACGATGCGTCGCAGCTGTTTCTGAGCTTTTTGGAGCTTTATCCGAATGGCATCTACACTCCTAATGCCTTGTATTGGCTGGGCGAGAGTTATTATGCCACCCGCAATTTTCAGCTGGCCGAGGCGCAGTTCCGCGATCTCGTCAGCCGCTATCCTACGCATGACAAGGCCTCTGGCGGCTTGTTGAAGCTTGGCCTGTCGCAGCATGGCGAAGGCAAGAACAACGAAGCCCAGCAAACCTTGCAGCAGGTGGCATCACAGTATCCGGGCTCGGACGCGGCGCGTGTGGCCCAGGAACGCCTGCAGTCCATCCGTCTCGGCCAGTAACTGCGCTGAGCTACGTTGTCCATGAACGCCGCTGCCGTCCCCAGCGAGATCGTCCAATCGGTCCTGCCGCGATTGAAGATCACTGAAATTTTTCTGTCCTTGCAAGGCGAGGCCGAGGCGGCCGGCTGGCCGACGGTATTTGTGCGCCTTACCGGCTGCCCGCTGCGCTGTCTGTATTGCGACACCGCGTACGCCTTCCACGGCGGCCAATGGCATGACATCGATGCGATCGTCGCCGAAGTCGCCAGTTATGGCCTGCGCCACGTGTGCGTGACCGGCGGCGAGCCATTGGCGCAGAAACGCTGCCTGATGCTGTTGCAGAGACTCTGCGATTCCGGCTTTGATGTCTCGTTGGAAACCTCTGGCGCACTGGACGTGTCCGCCGTCGATCCACGCGTCTCGCGCGTGGTCGACATCAAGACGCCTGCGTCCGGCGAGGAGCAGCGCAACCGTTGGGAGAATCTGCCGCTGCTCACCGCGCGCGACCAGATCAAATTCGTGATCTGCAGCCGCGCCGATTACGAATGGTCGCGCGAGATCGTCGCCGCGCATGCGCTCGACCGTCGCTGTACGGTCTGGTTTTCGCCCAGCAAAAGCGAAATGACACCCCGGCAATTGGCCGATTGGATTGTTGCCGACCGCTTGCCGGTGCGCTTCCAGATGCAGCTGCATAAGTTGCTGTGGAATGACGAGCCTGGGCGCTGATTGCGGGCCTGGCTTCACGCGATCAAGTGGTGTGAGTGATCGTTTATTTCACGCCCCAACGTTGTTCTGTTAGCCGCTTTTATTCTTGGACTAGCCAGCCTAATTCAGTCCGCCAGCCCAACCTAACCACCGTGTGCCCCGGCCAGCAGACAAAGAAAAGCCCGGTCACCCAGGCTTTTGCTCAACCAGTCGAAACAGCCATTAAAGCTGAGCCTCTTCGATCTGGATCTTGTACCGCTTGCGAATTTCTTTGACGTAGGCCTGCGAGGCGTTGTTGCCATCGATCTGGCTCAGTTGGTCGCGCAGCATGTTCTGCTGCTCGGCTGGCATCTGCTTCAGATCACCAGGCGTGGCTTTGCTGACGACGAAGACCGCAAAGCGACCACCATCCAGCTCTACCTTGCCCATCGACTGCCTGCCCCCGGTCGGACGCGGTGCGCTGAAGATCGCACGGTTGGCTGCCGGGGTCGGGATCGGCGCGTTACGTGGCAGCCCCGGGATCGGCCGCACCTGCAACTTCTCGCTCGCGGCTAGCGCCCGCAGGGTTTCGCCCTTCTGCACACGTGCCAGCAATGCATCGGCCGCAGCGGCGGCAGCCTTCTGGGTGCGGTCGGTATGGATCGCTGCGATCACCTTGTCGCGAACTTTGTCCAACGGTAAGGCCTGTTCGGCGGTGTGATTGGTCACGCGCAAAACCACGCTGTGATTCGGCGCGATGGTGATCGGGTCGCTTACGGTGCCGTCTTGCACTAGCGTTTCGGAGAATGCCGAGCGCAGTACCGCTGGATTGGCCGCGATGCCACTAGCAGTGGCGCGCGAGAACGGGCCCAGCGTCTGCACCGGCAGACCGACCTGCTTTGCCGCAGGCTCGAGCGCGGTAGGATTTTTGTAGACCTGATCCACCAGCTTGCCACTCACATCGGCGAAGGCCTTGTCGGTATCGGTCTTGAGCTGCTCGGCGGCAAGCTGGTCGCGCACCTGCTCGAACGACTTGCCCTGGCCGCCCTTGACCTCACGCAACTGAATCACGTGATAGCCGAATTCGCTCTTGATCGGGCCAACCACATCACCGGCCTTCATCGAGAACAGGGCGTCTTCGAAAGGCTTGACCATCGTGCCCTTCTCGACCCAACCCAGATCGCCACCAGCATCTTTGGAACCGGGGTCCTGCGAATTGGTCTTCGCTAGCGTAGCGAAATCGGCACCCGGCTGCTTGGCCTCCGCGGCGAGCTTGGCTGCCTTTGCTTCGGCTGCCTTCTGCGCGGCCGCATCGCTGCCAGCGCTGATCAGGATGTGCGATGCCAGGCGCTGATCCGCCTCGACAAAGCGTGCCTTTTCTTGCTCATAGCGCTTGCGCAATGTTGCCTCGTCGGCGGCCGTTGCCGGCGGCATGCTGGCAGCATTGAGCTCGACATACTCGATCGTGACTGTTTCCGGCTGACGGAAATCCTGTGTATGCCCGTCGTACCACTGCTTGATCTGCGCATCGCTGACCGGCGCGGTGTCGACGACTGGCGCCGGCAACATCGCCAGCTCCACGTCGCGCGTTTCGCCCATAAGTCTGAGCAGACGCTCGAACTCGGCCTTGGTTGCAAAGCCCGACTCGGCAACAGACTGCGGAATCACCGACAGTTGCAAACTGTCGCGCACCAGTGCATCGAACTGCGCTGGCGTACGCGGCGGCGTGCTTTGCGCGAGGGCGGCGCGATATTGGTCGGGGCTGAACTTGCCGTCGACCTGAAACGCCTGAATGCCGGCGATGTAATCGCGAACCGCCGCATCGCCGATAACGATTCCGGCATCTTCTGCACCCAGGCGCACCACTTGCTCATCCACCAGTTGGTCGAGTACCTGCAGCTTGTTTTCGCGAGATTCGAACGTGCGCGGGTCGAAATTTTCGCCCTGGCGCTGACGCTCCTGCATCCGCGCCTGCTCGAAGCGCGCGCGGAAATCTTGCGTACTGATTTCGTGGTGCCGCCACAGCAGCGAGACCGGCCACCAGGACGGTGCCGACTTCCACCACTTCGGCGGCGCCTGCACTTTGGCCACGTTATTGGCGCCAATGCCGCCTAGGTAGCTGTTGTCGATGACGAACAGAAACGGAATCATCAGCAACCCCAGGATGGCGGTAGCGATCCAGCCTGACGTCTTGTCTCGAAGTTTCTGCAGCATTGGCAAATACGGCCTGTGGGTGAGCCAAGCAGTGTAACGCGCTTGACGCCAAGCACCCAGCCCAATGTCCTACACGGCCTAGCCTGCGTACGCTAACCGACTTAAATTGCAAAAAACTCAAAAAAAGCCCCCGGCACAAGGCCGAGGGCTTTCGTATAACTGGCGGAGCGGACGGGACTCGAACCCGCGACCTCCGGCGTGACAGGCCAGCATTCTAACCAGCTGAACTACCGCTCCGCTTTAAACTTGGTCGTTTACTCCCCCAGTAGCCGCAGAACGAATGCTGTGGAGAATAACGAAGCCCCCAATTGCTCAGGGGCTTCTGGTGTAACTGGCGGAGCGGACGGGACTCGAACCCGCGACCTCCGGCGTGACAGGCCAGCATTCTAACCAGCTGAACTACCGCTCCGTGCTTGAAACGTTGCCTGATGCTTAATGGTGGGTGCTGAGGGTTTCGAACCCCCGACCCTCTCCGTGTAAGGGAGACGCTCTACCGCTGAGCTAAGCACCCTAGCGGGTCAGTCAGTTTACTGCATCCTTCAGGGCTTTGCCAGCCTTGAATGCAGGATTCTTCGAAGCAGCGATCTTAATGCTGTCGCCCGTCTTCGGATTGCGGCCGGTGCGCTCAGCGCGCTCGCGGACTTGGAAGGTGCCAAAGCCAACGAGGGTGACAGCGTCGCCCTTCTTCAGCGCCTTGGTGATTTCGCTCACAACCGCGTCGACAGCACGGCCAGCTTCAGCCTTAGAGATGTCAGCGGCAGCGGCAACGCCATCGATCAATTCGGTTTTATTCATGCTTGAAACTCCCTTTGCGGCAGATGCCGCGGAATCGACAATCGGCGCTCTTGCCGTTAGCGAAGAACCCGACACAAGTGGTATCGCCTGACGCATCACATTTTTCCGCGCCTACGAGTCGTGCATTTATACCAGCGCCCCTAACCACACGCAAGCCAAAACCCAATAACGACGCGGGTTTTGGCTTGTTTTGCCATGGCTTAGACAGGACGTTAGTGCTTGACGCGGGTGCCCGTAATGGTGCGCGACTTGCCACGAACCGCCACACGCGATGCGGTCTTGCGTGCTTTTTCCTTGCCCGACTTCTTCGGCGCCAGCGGACGCTCCAGTGCAAGATCCAGCACTTCATCGATCCACTTGACCGGCATGATCTTCAAATCGCGCGTCACGTTAGCCGGGATGTCGGCAAGATCCTTACGGTTCTCATCAGGGATCAACACGGTGCGAATGCCGCCCCGCAAGGCAGCCAGCAACTTCTCCTTCAATCCACCAATCGCCGACACACGACCACGCAAGGTAATCTCGCCGGTCATTGCCACATCGGCGCGTATCGGCACCTTGGTCAACACCGATACCAACGAGGTCACCATCGCGATACCCGCGCTTGGGCCGTCCTTCGGTGTTGCGCCATCGGGCACATGCACGTGCACGTCCTGCTTTTGCAGGAAATCCACATCGATACCGAGTCGCTCGGCGCGCGAACGCACCACCGACAATGCAGCCGATGCCGATTCCTTCATGACGTTGCCAAGCTGACCGGTGAGGATCAGATTGCCCTTGCCCGGCACCAGCGTAGCCTCGACCTGCAGCAACTCGCCACCGACTTCGGTCCATGCCAGACCGGTGACCAGACCGATTTCGTTTTCTTCTTCTGCACGGCCGAAATCGAAGCGGCGCACGCCCAGATACTTGTCGAGATTCTTTCCGTTGACCGTGACCAAGGCCTTCGCCTTGCCCTTTTTGGCGACAACCTTCTTTACAACTGGCTGCGGACCGGCAAGCGCGATTTCCTTGACAACCTTGCGGCAGATCTTGGCGACTTCGCGCTCGAGATTACGCACACCCGATTCGCGCGTGTAATACCGCACGATGTCCTGGATCGCATCGCTGCCGATCTCGATCTCTTCCGGTTTCAAGCCGTTGGCTTTGATCTGCTTGGGCAGCAGATAGCGCATAGCGATATTTAGTTTCTCATCCTCGGTATAGCCGGGGATGCGGATCACTTCCATGCGGTCTAGCAGCGGACCCGGGATATTGAGCGAATTGGAGGTGGCGACGAACATCACCTCCGACAGATCCAGATCGACTTCCAGATAGTGGTCGTTGAAGGAGTTGTTCTGCTCCGGATCGAGGACTTCCAACAACGCCGAGGACGGATCGCCACGGAAATCCATCGACATCTTGTCGATTTCATCTAGCAGGAACAGCGGGTTCTTGCTGCCGACCTTGTTTAGGTTCTGTACCAGCCGGCCGGGCATCGAACCGACGTAGGTCCGGCGATGGCCACGAATCTCGGCCTCGTCGCGGATACCGCCCAGGCTCATGCGCACGAACTTGCGATTGGTCGCCTTGGCGATCGACTGCCCGAGCGAGGTCTTGCCCACTCCAGGAGGCCCGACCAAGCACAGGATCGGCCCTTTCATCTGCTTCACGCGCGACTGCACCGCCAAGTACTCAAGGATGCGTTCCTTGACCTTGTCCAGGCCGTAGTGATCGGCGTCCAGCGTGTCCTCGGCGACCTTCAGGTCCTTGCGGACCTTGGTGCGCTTCTTCCACGGCACGCCCAGCAGCCAATCCAGATAATTACGTACCACCGCCGCTTCGGCAGACATCGGCGACATCTGCTTGAGCTTGTTGAGCTCGGCCTTGGCCTTGGTCTCGACTGGCTTGGGCATGCCCGCCTCGGCGATCTTGCGCGCAAGCTCTTCCAGCTCGCCCGGCACGTCATCCAGGTCGCCCAGCTCCTTCTGAATCGCCTTCATCTGCTCGTTGAGATAGTACTCGCGCTGGCTCTTTTCCATCTGCGACTTCACGCGGCCACGGATGCGCTTTTCCAGCTGCTGCACGTCGATTTCACCGTCCACCAAACCGACCAGCAACTCCAGGCGCTCACCGATTTCGGTGATCTCCAGCAGGCGCTGCTTGTCGGCCAGACGCACGCCGATGTGTGCGGCGATGGTGTCGGCCAGACGACCCGGCTCGTCGATGCCGGCCAGGGTCTGTAGCAGCTCGGGCGGCAGCTTGCGATTGGTCTTGACGTACTGCTCGAACAAGGACATCAGTGAGCGCGCGATCGCTTCGACTTCACGTGGTTCACGTGCGTCGCTGGCGTCGACCTCAACGCCCAGCCCCTGCAGGGCGCCGTCCAGCTCGACGACCTTGTCGACGGTGACCCGTGATAAACCTTCGACCAAGACCTTGATGGTGCCATCGGGGAGCTTGAGCAGCTGCAGTACCTGCGCCAGTGTGCCGACGGTGTAAAGATCGCCAGCTACCGGATCGTCGGTTTCGGCCGACTTCTGCGCGACCAGCAGGATGCGCTTGTCCGCCTCCATGGCTTTTTCCAGCGCGCGCATCGACTTGTCACGGCCGACGAATAGCGGGATCACCATGTGCGGAAACACCACCACGTCGCGCAGCGGCAACACTGGCAGATCGAGAACTTCTGGTTGGGACTGGGCCATGGGGCGCTCCGCAGGAAGGGGGTTTTCAGCATAAAAAAACCGATGGCTCCGTTATGGGGCCATCGGCGAGGTGTTGCAAGTAGCGGTCGGAAACCCTTTATCCGTGAGCGAGGCCAAGGCCTAGCGCTGCGGCTGCAGGACTTAGTCGCCGGACGCAGCTTTGGCCGGAGCCGGTTGCGCCTGGTAGATCAGATACGGCTCGGATTTGTGCTCGATGACCGACTCGTCCACCACCACCTTGCTGACGTTTTCCTGCGACGGCAGCTCATACATTGTGTCCAGCAGCACCGATTCGACAATGGTGCGCAGGCCCCGGGCGCCAGTCTTGCGCTTGAGCGCTTTCTTGGCGATTGCAGACAGGGCGTCAGGCCGGAATTCCAGCTCAACACCTTCCATGTCGAACAGCTTCTTGAACTGCTTGGTGATGGCGTTTTTCGGCTCGGTCAGGATCTTGATCAGCGCCGGCTCGTCCAGTTCCTCGAGCGTGGCGACTACCGGCAGGCGGCCGACGAACTCGGGGATCAGACCGAACTTTATCAGATCCTCGGGCTCGACTTCGGCCAGGATCTTGCCGACTTCCTGTTTGCGCTCGCTGCTCTTGACCTTGGCGCCGAAACCAATCCCGCCGGCATCGTTGGAACGCTGCTGGATCACCTTGTCCAGCCCTGCGAACGCGCCGCCGCAGATGAACAGGATGTTCTTGGTGTCGACTTGCAGAAATTCCTGCTGCGGATGCTTGCGACCGCCCTGCGGCGGCACCGAGGCGACCGTGCCTTCAATCAGCTTCAACAGAGCCTGCTGCACGCCTTCGCCGGACACGTCACGCGTGATCGACGGATTCTCGCTCTTACGCGAAATCTTGTCGATCTCATCGATATAGACGATGCCCTGCTGCGCCTTCTCGACGTCGTAGTCGCACTTCTGCAGCAGCTTCTGGATGATGTTTTCAACGTCCTCACCGACATAGCCAGCTTCAGTAAGCGTGGTCGCATCGGCGATCGTAAACGGTACATTGAGCAGGCGTGCCAACGTTTCGGCCAGCAGCGTCTTGCCCGAACCGGTCGGACCGACCAGCAGGATGTTGGATTTCGCCAGCTCGACGTCGTCGTTCTTGCTGCGGCTCTCGATGCGCTTGTAGTGGTTGTACACCGCCACTGCGAGCGTGCGCTTGGCGCGCAACTGACCGATCACGTACTGATCCAGCACTTCCAGGATCTCGCGCGGCTTGGGCAGACTGGAACGCGCCGACTGCGCCTTCTCTTCGAGTTCCTCGCGGATGATGTCGTTGCACAGCTCAACGCACTCATCGCAGATGAATACGCTTGGACCGGCAATCAGCTTACGAACTTCATGCTGACTCTTACCGCAGAACGAGCAGTAGAGAATCTTGTTACTGTCGCCGGAACGACCTTGGCGGTCTTCGTTCATGCTTCTGTTACCCAGTTACTCCACCCGATGCACGGTGGTTCGATTTCGAGAATAGCACAGGGTCGGGAGGACGTTCGCCCAGCCCGACCCTGCCGGTTTTTCCTGCAATTTCAGCGGTCTGGCGATCAAGACGGTTGGATCGACTCTTCCGGACGACGCTCGAGCACCTGATCGACCAGCCCATAGGCCTGGGCATCGACTGCACTCTTGAAGTTGTCGCGCTCGGTGTCGCGCGCGATGGTCTCCAGCGACTGGCCGGTGTGCTTGGCCAGGATCTCGTTCAAGCGCGAACGCAGGGTCAGGATCTCGCGGGCGTGGATGTCGATGTCGGTCGCCTGGCCCTGGAAGCCACCCAGCGGTTGGTGGATCATCACGCGCGAATTCGGCAGCGCGTAACGCTTGCCCGCCGCACCCGATGCCAGCAGCAGTGCGCCCATCGAGGCAGCTTGGCCGACGCAGATGGTGCTCACGTCCGGCTTGATGTATTGCATGGTGTCGTAGATCGCCATGCCGGCGGTGACCACGCCACCGGGCGAATTGATGTAGATGCTGATGTCCTTTTCCGGGTTGTCGGCTTCCAGAAACAGCAGCTGGGCCACGATCACGTTGGCCATATGGTCGTCGATCGGACCGACCAGGAAGATTAGACGCTCCTTCAGCAGACGCGAGTAGATGTCATACGCACGCTCGCCACGGCTGGTCTGTTCGACCACCATTGGCACCAGGTTCAGGGCTTTGGTCACAATGCTCATCAGTCTTCCCGTTGTGGCAGCGGCCTGTGCCGATGCCCGTGTTCGACGTCCGCACCCCAAAATTCAGGGAACGGTTCTTTTTCATGCCGTCGCGTCAGACGCGGATCGCGTCCTGGAACGACAGAGACTGCTCGGTGTGCTGGGCGCGCTCGGCGATCCAATCGATCACCTGCTCTTCCATCACACGGCTCTGCAATTCATTTATCAGTTGGGGGTCGTTGCGGTACATCTCAATGACCTGTTCCGGCTCTTCGTAGGTCGAGGCGATCAGACGCAGCGTTTCGCCGACGCGCTTGGACTCCAGACGCAGCTCGTTGCGACGGGCCACTTCGCCCACCAGTAGACCGACCAGAACGCGCTTGGCGGCGGCGTCCATGAAACCCTGGTGCGCATCGGCGGGGACGTCGCCCGGACTGCGGCCGCTGCGACGGATCTGCTCGACCTGCTGGGCCAGCATCGAACGGGCTTCGTTCTCGACCAGACGTGGCGGCATTTCGACGTGTGCGTAAGCGGCGATCAGCTGCTCGCCGACTTCACGACGCAGGCGATTCATCAGCGCGCCCTTGAGCTCGCGCTCCAGATTGGTACGGATGTCGGCGCGGAACTGTTCGGCATCGCCACTCTTCACGCCGAAGCTTTTGATGAACTCCTTGTCCAACACCGGTAAGACCGGCTCGTACACTTCCACCGCCTTGACGTGGACCTGCACGGTCTTGCCGGCCAGCTGCGGCACGCGCCACTCGGACGGGAAGTCGATGGTCAGGGTCTTGTCTTCGCCCTTGACCAAACCTTGCAGGCCCTTTTCGATCTGGTCGAACATCACGCCCGAACCGAGCACGCTGCTGCCGGTCTCCACACCTTCGGCGGGCAGACGCTCGTCCCCGGCCTGCGACCACGTCTCCAGCGCCACCAAATCACCGACCTGGGCGCCGCGCTCGATCGGGTTCCAGGTGCGGCGCTGCAGACGCAGGTTTTCGATCATCTGGTCGATGTCGGCGTCGGTCACCTCGGCGGTGTAACGCACCACCGACAGCTTGGCCACGTCGATGTCGCCAAAGTCAGGCACCACTTCAAAGGTGGCGACGAAGTCGAAATCGCTTTCTCCCTTGTCGATGCGCGGGTTACCCGCCAGGCGCAGCTCATGCTCGCGCACCGCCGAATCGAAGGTCTCGCGCAGCAAACCATCCATCGCCTCGGCACGCACCTGCTGACCGAAGCGCTGCTCGATGACCTTGGCAGGCACCTTACCGGGGCGGAAGCCCTTGATGCGTGCAGTCCGCGCGATTTCGCGCAGACGACCACCGACATGCGTCTCCAGGCGCTCCTGCGGCAGGGTGAAGGTCAGGCGGCGTTCCAGATTGCCGGTGGATTCGATCGATGCTTGCATGTTGACTCCTGCCACCGACAGCGGACAGCGTCGGCAC is part of the Xanthomonas fragariae genome and encodes:
- the tolB gene encoding Tol-Pal system beta propeller repeat protein TolB, with the protein product MKKSLRWLAALTALLLPLSAFAQQQGLTIDIVGGSASATPIAVIPMPYQGSGTAPQTDVSAVVGADLDRSGQFRTLPAAQIVEKPTRGAEVQFQTWRTLKQNYIVVGRVIDAGEGAYRVEYELFDVAKGERLLGLAMTARANAMRDVSHQMADAIYEKITGVRGAFWTRIAYVTASGKGGAMRYALMVADSDGYNPQTIVRSAEPLLSPNWSPDGKKLAYVSFERGNSSIYLQDIATGARELVSSFRGINGAPSFSPDGRRLALALSRSGNPEIYVMDLGSKQLTQLTNHFGIDTEPTWAPDGSSIYFTSDRGGRPQIYQVSASGGSANRVTFQGNYNATASVSFDGKKIAVAQGSGNSYRITMMDRSLGSPSWSTLSPGSLDESPSFAPNASMVLYAAREGGRGVLYAVSSDARVRQRLVLADGDVREPAWGPYRTAH
- the pal gene encoding peptidoglycan-associated lipoprotein Pal — protein: MNKSTRVLLVSLLSVAVLAGCSKKVKETPPAPTETTAGSSVPTGPATAGLYGPGDLNTDACLRQRVVYFDLDQDSLKPEFQAIMACHAKYLRDRPSSRITLQGNADERGSREYNMGLGERRGNAVSSSLQAAGGSASQLTVVSYGEERPVCTETSESCWSQNRRVEIVYTAQ
- a CDS encoding HU family DNA-binding protein, with the protein product MNKTELIDGVAAAADISKAEAGRAVDAVVSEITKALKKGDAVTLVGFGTFQVRERAERTGRNPKTGDSIKIAASKNPAFKAGKALKDAVN
- the queE gene encoding 7-carboxy-7-deazaguanine synthase QueE; the protein is MNAAAVPSEIVQSVLPRLKITEIFLSLQGEAEAAGWPTVFVRLTGCPLRCLYCDTAYAFHGGQWHDIDAIVAEVASYGLRHVCVTGGEPLAQKRCLMLLQRLCDSGFDVSLETSGALDVSAVDPRVSRVVDIKTPASGEEQRNRWENLPLLTARDQIKFVICSRADYEWSREIVAAHALDRRCTVWFSPSKSEMTPRQLADWIVADRLPVRFQMQLHKLLWNDEPGR
- the ybgF gene encoding tol-pal system protein YbgF, whose product is MRFRVTSLFVAVALVVAAPAYAQRQSLADRVAVLEQQQANSQANNDLLNQLQQARSDLQALRATVEQLQHDNEQLKQQSKDQYLDLDGRLNRLEGAGGATPPLPSATGSVSPAPAARPAAAAATSEKPPSIHGDPGTLAVSNEERTAYNVAFDALKNGKYDDASQLFLSFLELYPNGIYTPNALYWLGESYYATRNFQLAEAQFRDLVSRYPTHDKASGGLLKLGLSQHGEGKNNEAQQTLQQVASQYPGSDAARVAQERLQSIRLGQ
- a CDS encoding peptidylprolyl isomerase, with translation MLQKLRDKTSGWIATAILGLLMIPFLFVIDNSYLGGIGANNVAKVQAPPKWWKSAPSWWPVSLLWRHHEISTQDFRARFEQARMQERQRQGENFDPRTFESRENKLQVLDQLVDEQVVRLGAEDAGIVIGDAAVRDYIAGIQAFQVDGKFSPDQYRAALAQSTPPRTPAQFDALVRDSLQLSVIPQSVAESGFATKAEFERLLRLMGETRDVELAMLPAPVVDTAPVSDAQIKQWYDGHTQDFRQPETVTIEYVELNAASMPPATAADEATLRKRYEQEKARFVEADQRLASHILISAGSDAAAQKAAEAKAAKLAAEAKQPGADFATLAKTNSQDPGSKDAGGDLGWVEKGTMVKPFEDALFSMKAGDVVGPIKSEFGYHVIQLREVKGGQGKSFEQVRDQLAAEQLKTDTDKAFADVSGKLVDQVYKNPTALEPAAKQVGLPVQTLGPFSRATASGIAANPAVLRSAFSETLVQDGTVSDPITIAPNHSVVLRVTNHTAEQALPLDKVRDKVIAAIHTDRTQKAAAAAADALLARVQKGETLRALAASEKLQVRPIPGLPRNAPIPTPAANRAIFSAPRPTGGRQSMGKVELDGGRFAVFVVSKATPGDLKQMPAEQQNMLRDQLSQIDGNNASQAYVKEIRKRYKIQIEEAQL